One part of the Acetoanaerobium sticklandii genome encodes these proteins:
- a CDS encoding hydrolase encodes MEINNSLPIIDYSDNETGCCPKFHPENWDEKIFNFDELKFIKASTKSFMHMPINMGSVMTKTFGAIQGAKAETTEQYLILSKDISSWKSDHYFLVASDVPGYESLSLKGNYYAKVYDGAFKELPKWMNEFEELLKSRGYSSHDMMAFYTTCPKCAIHYGHNYIVLFSKVS; translated from the coding sequence GTGGAAATTAATAACTCATTACCTATCATCGATTACTCTGATAACGAGACTGGATGCTGTCCTAAGTTTCATCCAGAAAATTGGGATGAGAAGATTTTTAATTTTGACGAGCTTAAATTCATCAAAGCATCGACAAAAAGCTTTATGCATATGCCTATAAACATGGGCAGTGTTATGACAAAAACCTTTGGAGCTATTCAAGGTGCAAAAGCAGAAACAACCGAGCAATATCTTATACTTTCAAAGGACATTTCAAGTTGGAAATCCGACCATTATTTTTTAGTAGCTTCAGATGTTCCTGGCTATGAGAGCTTATCTCTTAAGGGAAACTATTATGCCAAGGTTTATGATGGAGCTTTCAAAGAACTGCCAAAATGGATGAATGAATTTGAAGAATTATTAAAGAGTAGGGGCTATAGTTCACATGACATGATGGCATTTTATACTACCTGTCCTAAATGCGCTATTCATTATGGACATAATTATATCGTTTTGTTCTCTAAAGTATCATAG
- a CDS encoding FlxA-like family protein, translating into MKLGEIRNQSGFLSNNTLMKYNKKDSIKEGLQNQIVNIQKQIYSVSENKFLSIEQKKQMQKDLKEQLNELNKQIIQRDLEIRKEQEEKREEKIKEQLKDKNYIDDEQQEMTNLFSITSSLNQVKFQTSASIKIKGNAHVLESEIKADEGRGLDVSEKRKKLSEMKDKIRGINKKIVKTMNEVNKEIKKSSKKEALRNEEQVSNENEEKRGNNEIQRESRDN; encoded by the coding sequence ATGAAACTCGGAGAAATCAGAAATCAAAGCGGTTTTCTTTCTAACAATACCTTGATGAAATACAATAAAAAAGATTCGATAAAAGAAGGCTTGCAGAATCAAATTGTAAATATTCAAAAGCAGATATATTCAGTATCTGAAAACAAATTTTTATCTATAGAACAGAAAAAACAAATGCAAAAAGATTTGAAAGAGCAATTGAATGAGCTTAACAAACAAATCATACAAAGAGATTTAGAAATTAGAAAAGAGCAAGAAGAAAAACGTGAAGAAAAAATTAAAGAGCAGCTTAAAGATAAAAATTACATTGATGATGAGCAACAGGAAATGACAAATTTGTTTAGTATAACAAGCTCTCTTAATCAAGTGAAATTTCAAACCTCTGCAAGTATAAAAATTAAGGGAAATGCTCATGTATTAGAAAGTGAAATCAAAGCAGATGAAGGTAGAGGGCTAGATGTTTCAGAAAAAAGAAAGAAGCTTTCTGAAATGAAAGATAAAATAAGAGGGATTAATAAAAAAATTGTAAAAACAATGAATGAAGTTAATAAAGAAATTAAAAAATCTTCGAAGAAAGAAGCTTTAAGAAATGAAGAACAGGTTTCTAATGAAAATGAAGAAAAAAGAGGGAATAATGAAATACAGCGTGAATCTAGAGACAACTAA
- the yjeM gene encoding glutamate/gamma-aminobutyrate family transporter YjeM, producing the protein MKKLSKDNSKKLTLVSLILMIFTSVFGFANMPRSFFLMGYGAIPWYIISAVTFFIPFAFMMAEYGAAFKNEKGGIYSWMEKSVGPKYAFVGTFMWYASYIIWMVNVGSGIWVVFSNAIFGTDTTSTWSLFGLSSTQTLGILGILWVFMVTFVSTKGLDKIKKITSVGGIAVTFLNVVLIIGAIAVFIGNGGQLAQPITGVESFISSPNAAYQSPIAILAFLVFAIFAFGGTEVVGGLVDQTENAEVTFPKGLTIAAIVISIGYALGILLCGVFVNWTNVLSSENVHMGNAAYVIMNNLGYQLGQAFGATEAVSVSMGNWMARYVGASMVLALMGAYFTLTYAPLKQLIEGTPKELWPGRMSEVEDGMPKAAMWLQCTAVSVMLFLVSFGGDAMSAFFTKLVLMTNVAMTLPYMFIAGAFISFKAKKEIEKPFVIYKTQSSAKIASIIVVFTVGFANFFTIIDPALKGDLSSTIWSIAGPAFFTVVALVMYSSYEKKMGKESNKKVA; encoded by the coding sequence ATGAAGAAATTGAGTAAAGATAACTCTAAAAAGTTAACACTGGTATCATTAATACTTATGATTTTTACTTCAGTGTTCGGATTTGCGAACATGCCTAGATCGTTTTTCCTTATGGGATACGGTGCTATTCCTTGGTACATAATCTCTGCAGTTACATTCTTTATACCATTTGCTTTTATGATGGCGGAATACGGAGCAGCTTTCAAAAATGAAAAAGGTGGCATTTATTCATGGATGGAAAAGTCTGTAGGACCTAAATACGCTTTCGTAGGAACATTTATGTGGTATGCTTCATACATAATTTGGATGGTAAACGTAGGCTCTGGAATCTGGGTAGTATTCTCAAATGCTATCTTCGGAACTGACACTACATCTACATGGTCATTATTTGGACTTTCATCAACACAAACTTTAGGAATTCTTGGAATCCTATGGGTATTTATGGTTACTTTTGTATCTACAAAAGGACTTGATAAAATCAAAAAGATTACATCAGTAGGTGGAATCGCAGTAACATTCTTAAACGTAGTACTTATTATAGGAGCAATAGCTGTATTTATAGGAAATGGCGGACAATTAGCTCAGCCTATAACTGGAGTAGAGTCATTTATTTCATCTCCTAATGCAGCTTACCAATCACCTATAGCAATACTTGCTTTTCTAGTATTTGCAATCTTTGCTTTTGGAGGAACTGAAGTAGTTGGAGGACTGGTTGACCAGACTGAAAATGCAGAGGTTACTTTCCCTAAAGGCTTAACAATAGCAGCAATAGTAATTTCTATAGGATATGCACTTGGAATCCTGCTTTGCGGAGTATTCGTAAACTGGACAAACGTACTATCTTCTGAAAACGTACATATGGGTAATGCCGCTTATGTAATAATGAACAACTTAGGATATCAATTAGGACAAGCATTTGGTGCTACTGAAGCAGTATCTGTTTCTATGGGTAACTGGATGGCTAGATACGTAGGAGCATCTATGGTATTAGCACTTATGGGTGCATACTTCACACTTACATACGCTCCACTAAAGCAACTAATCGAAGGAACACCAAAGGAATTATGGCCAGGAAGAATGTCTGAAGTAGAAGACGGAATGCCAAAAGCAGCTATGTGGTTACAATGCACAGCAGTATCTGTAATGTTATTTTTAGTATCATTTGGTGGAGATGCAATGTCTGCATTCTTTACAAAGCTAGTACTGATGACAAACGTTGCAATGACTCTTCCATATATGTTCATAGCTGGAGCTTTCATCAGCTTCAAGGCTAAAAAAGAAATTGAAAAGCCATTTGTTATATACAAAACTCAATCAAGTGCAAAAATAGCTAGTATAATAGTTGTATTTACAGTTGGATTTGCAAACTTCTTTACAATAATAGATCCAGCTCTAAAAGGAGACCTAAGCTCTACTATTTGGAGTATAGCTGGACCAGCATTCTTTACAGTAGTAGCATTAGTAATGTACTCTAGCTATGAAAAGAAAATGGGCAAAGAATCAAATAAAAAAGTAGCATAA
- a CDS encoding M48 family metallopeptidase, whose amino-acid sequence MKKKEGIMKYSVNLETTKIDYNVVYSKRKTLEISIKAPGIITVRAPIYISEEQIEKSVRNKSKWIIEKLAILSKLDITPIKKEYVEGETFMYRGENYLLRVVIDEKLKKPEVKLYEDKLIITMPRHDEEAIKDAIWSWYKNEAKMTIADRVEYYSRYFNLKPNNIKIKAQKTRWGSCTYKNDLAFNYKLIMAPPDVLDYVVIHEMCHMEHKDHSKNFWSRVSSVMPDYKDKRKWLKEHGMKLCC is encoded by the coding sequence ATGAAGAAAAAAGAGGGAATAATGAAATACAGCGTGAATCTAGAGACAACTAAAATAGATTATAATGTAGTCTATTCGAAAAGAAAAACCTTAGAAATCAGTATTAAGGCACCAGGTATCATAACAGTAAGAGCGCCTATTTATATATCGGAAGAACAAATAGAAAAAAGTGTGAGAAATAAAAGCAAGTGGATAATAGAAAAACTAGCAATTCTTAGCAAACTAGACATAACTCCTATAAAAAAAGAATATGTAGAGGGAGAGACATTTATGTATAGGGGAGAAAATTATCTGCTTAGAGTAGTGATAGATGAAAAACTAAAAAAGCCTGAAGTAAAGCTATATGAAGATAAATTAATCATAACTATGCCTAGGCATGATGAGGAAGCAATAAAAGATGCCATTTGGTCATGGTATAAAAACGAAGCGAAGATGACCATAGCTGATAGAGTGGAATATTATAGCAGATACTTCAATCTAAAACCAAATAATATCAAAATAAAAGCTCAAAAAACTAGGTGGGGAAGCTGTACCTATAAAAATGATTTGGCTTTTAACTACAAACTAATAATGGCACCGCCTGATGTCCTTGATTATGTGGTCATTCATGAGATGTGCCATATGGAACATAAAGACCACTCTAAAAACTTTTGGAGTAGAGTATCTTCAGTCATGCCAGATTATAAAGATAAAAGAAAGTGGCTAAAAGAGCATGGTATGAAGCTCTGTTGTTGA